In Deinococcus aerophilus, the sequence CCAGAATCTGTGACTTCGACACTCCCAGATTCTCTCGGCTGGGAGCGCTTTGGCGTCGTTATGCAGGTGCAACTCCTGAGTTCAGGATTAGCCGGGAAACGGTCTACCAGTATCTAAAGACTAACGCTGGCGCAGCACGTACCGAAAATGCACCCATCAAGCTGAATTCGCCATCAATTTGCGAGCAAGCTAAAGAAACTTTATAGCCACAATTTTATAAATGCAGTTCACATTTTTCTTGAAAGATCACCCTTCAGTTTTATAGACTGAGCGGCCAAATCGATCTCGCAGATAGGAGGAATATGAAATTCCAACAACCGTCTGCCCTGGAGCCTTACCTCATGAGCCATGCGCTCGAGGCTTGCGTCACTGGTGTGGTCATCGCCGACGCGCGGCAGGGAGATTACCCTGTGGTGTACGTCAATCCAGCCTTCGAACAACTCAGCGGTTACCGGGCTGCTGAAATCATCGGCCGCAACTGCCGCTTTCTGCAAGGCGATGACCGTGACCAGGAGGCCCGGCAGGACCTCCGCGAAGCGATGGCCCATGGACGCACCATCACTACGGTTCTGCGCAACTACCGCAAGGACGGCTCCATGTTTTACAACGAGCTCGCGCTGAGCCCCATCCATGACGCCGCAGGGCTCCTGACGCATTATCTGGGCTTCCAGACCGATGTTACGGCACGTGAGGAAGCCCGTCAGGCTGAGGCCAAGGCTCGCGAGCAGATGGCCATCACCCTGAACCGGGTGACCGACGGCCTCATGTCCTTCGATCCGGACTGGAACTTCACGTACATCAACGAGGCGGCGGCTCGAATCTCGGGTCGCCGTCCCGAGGATTTCATCGGTCAAAATCTCCTCACCTCTTTTCCCGAATTCAAGTCGCTGGCCATTGCTCACTCTGTTGCAGATGCTGCAGCGACCGGGAGCACGCAGAGTGCTGTCAGCTACATGGCTCCATTCGGGCGCTGGATTGAACTCACGGCGTACCCGGGTCCCGATGGCATGTCACTGTTCACCCGCGACGTCACCGAGGCCAGACAAGCGCAGCGCGAACAGCAGATCAGCCAGGAAAGCTTTTCTGCCGTGTTCCAGGCCAGTCCCGTCGCCATCTTTGTCACCCGTCAGAAAGACAAGCACTTTATTGACGTGAACACCGAGTTCCTGCGTCAGAGCGGCTACACCCGTGAGGAGGTCCTCGGGCGATCCTCTCAGGACCTGGGGCTCTGGGCCGATCAGATGGACCGTGAAGTTGCCTGGAGCATGATAGACGGGCACCTGCCGGTTCACAGCCGCGAAGTCCTGTTCCTGAGCAAGACGGGGACCGAGATGCGCGGCGTCCTCTCAATCATTCCCATCGAATTGGCGGACGAGGCCTACGTGATTGGGTTCGTGCGGGACATCACCGAGGAAAAGCGGGCCCAGCAGCAACTTCAGGCCAGCGAGGCCCGCGCCCGCCACATCGCGGCGGAATTGCAGCACACCCTGGATCTGTCCCTGGACCTGATTGTTTCGGTTGATTCGGACCACCGTTTCAGCACGGTCAGCGCCGCTTCACGCCAGATTCTGGGCTATGAGCCTGAAGAGATGATCGGCCACCCCATTGTGGATTTCATTCATCCCGATGACCGCGCCTCGACCGCCAAGGAGGCACAACGCGTCCGTGATGGACACGTCACAACGACATACCAGAACCGGTACTGCCACAAGGACGGAAGCGTGGTCTGGCTGGAATGGTCAGCGGTGATGCTGCCTGCCAACGGGATGGTGTACGGCGTCGGACGCGACATCACCCAGCGCCGCATAGATGAGGAGGACCGGGCCTTCCTGGCGGCCATTGTTCAGGCCAGCCGCAATGTCATTATCGGCCTGTCGCTGGGCGGCATGATCCGCTTCTGGAATCCAGGGGCGCAGGCGCTCTACGGCTACACGGCTGATGAAGCGATCGGCCAGCCAGTCACATTCCTGGTGCCTGAGGAGTTCCATGCGCAGGAAGAGGCGTTCTTCGCTCGGGTCAGACAGGGCCAGCAGGTCCAGCCGTTTGAAGCCTGGCGCATCACGAAAGCTGGACAGAGAATTCTGGTGCTGGTCACTCTCGCACCCATCCTGAACGCTGCCGGTCAGGTGATCGGCGTCTCTAGGATCGCCCAGGACATCACGGCCCTGCGAACGGCCGAACAGGAGGTTCAGACTCTGAACAAGAGCCTTCAGCAACAACTGCGTCAGGTCAGTGGCCTGCGGGCTATTGACCAGTCCATTGCCGTCAGTGCAGAACTCAACGTGACCCTCGGTCTCATTCTCGACAACGTCAGGGACCAGTTGAACATGGACGTGGCCACCATCTTGCTGCTCGATCCACAGCGCAAAACACTCCGCTACACGGTGACCCGGGGCTTTTATACGGCCCAGCTGGAAGCGTCGGTCCTGAAACTGGGCGTGGGCCTGGCAGGACGCGTGGCCCGGACGCGCAAACCCCTCAGTGTGCCGGACCTTGCCACCGGAGAGATGCCGCCAGCCTGGCGGGCAACCTTCCAGGAGGAGGGACTGACGGCGTACTACGGTGTCCCGCTGATCAGCAAGGGGCAGGTGCTGGGCGTGCTCGAAGTGTTGTGTCACGAGTCCTGGCCGCTGTCATCCGAG encodes:
- a CDS encoding PAS domain S-box protein; amino-acid sequence: MKFQQPSALEPYLMSHALEACVTGVVIADARQGDYPVVYVNPAFEQLSGYRAAEIIGRNCRFLQGDDRDQEARQDLREAMAHGRTITTVLRNYRKDGSMFYNELALSPIHDAAGLLTHYLGFQTDVTAREEARQAEAKAREQMAITLNRVTDGLMSFDPDWNFTYINEAAARISGRRPEDFIGQNLLTSFPEFKSLAIAHSVADAAATGSTQSAVSYMAPFGRWIELTAYPGPDGMSLFTRDVTEARQAQREQQISQESFSAVFQASPVAIFVTRQKDKHFIDVNTEFLRQSGYTREEVLGRSSQDLGLWADQMDREVAWSMIDGHLPVHSREVLFLSKTGTEMRGVLSIIPIELADEAYVIGFVRDITEEKRAQQQLQASEARARHIAAELQHTLDLSLDLIVSVDSDHRFSTVSAASRQILGYEPEEMIGHPIVDFIHPDDRASTAKEAQRVRDGHVTTTYQNRYCHKDGSVVWLEWSAVMLPANGMVYGVGRDITQRRIDEEDRAFLAAIVQASRNVIIGLSLGGMIRFWNPGAQALYGYTADEAIGQPVTFLVPEEFHAQEEAFFARVRQGQQVQPFEAWRITKAGQRILVLVTLAPILNAAGQVIGVSRIAQDITALRTAEQEVQTLNKSLQQQLRQVSGLRAIDQSIAVSAELNVTLGLILDNVRDQLNMDVATILLLDPQRKTLRYTVTRGFYTAQLEASVLKLGVGLAGRVARTRKPLSVPDLATGEMPPAWRATFQEEGLTAYYGVPLISKGQVLGVLEVLCHESWPLSSEWLATFETLTSQTTIAIDNAWLVEKLEQSNLELRLAYDATIEGWARALDLRDEETEGHSRRVTEMTVELCQMLGFTPAQLIDVRRGALLHDMGKMGIPDAVLLKPGKLTDEEWVLMKKHPEYAVNLLSPIEFLRPALQIPQYHHEKWDGSGYPAGLTGEAIPLAARAFAVVDVYDALTSDRPYRKAWTREQTITHLQNSSGTHFDPEIVEVFIRMIGQP